The following are encoded together in the Brassica napus cultivar Da-Ae chromosome A9, Da-Ae, whole genome shotgun sequence genome:
- the LOC106366831 gene encoding carboxyl-terminal-processing peptidase 1, chloroplastic, which produces MRLLLPFSSPLSATSPPSFPEHPPPSKIEYSGLAKIFKKTVIGTLTGALSLTLVLSSPIPSVAASIDPYLSMTPPSLSPDSSPEDCPNEEEADTEVLEDDVRPQLVTNEGIVEEAWEIVNDSFLDARSNRWTPETWQKQKEEILSSPIKSRSKAHEVIKKMLGSLGDQYTRFLSPDEFSRMSKYDITGIGINLREVSDGGGNAKLKVLGIVLDGPADIAGVKQGDEILAVNGVDVSGKSSFEVSSLLQGPSKTFVVLKVKHGKCGPLRTIKVQRQVNAQTPVSYRLEKVDNGKISVGYIRLKEFNALARKDLVIAMKRLQDKGASYFVMDLRDNLGGLVQAGIETAKLFLDEGDTVIYTAGRDAETQKTVVADKKPLINAPLIVMVNNRTASASEIVASALHDNCKAVLVGERTYGKGLIQSVFELRDGSGVVVTIGKYVTPNHIDINGGGIEPDFRNLPAWDEVKERLSKCNTLQQS; this is translated from the exons ATGAGGCTCTTGCTCCCATTCTCCTCGCCGTTATCCGCCACGTCACCGCCGTCATTTCCGGAACATCCACCGCCGTCTAAAATTGAATACTCCGGTCTagccaaaattttcaaaaaaacagtAATCGGAACACTAACAGGAGCTCTCTCACTCACTCTGGTACTCTCGTCGCCGATTCCCTCCGTCGCAGCTTCCATCGATCCTTACCTATCCATGACTCCGCCTTCGTTATCGCCTGATTCTTCTCCGGAAGATTGCCCTAACGAGGAAGAAGCTGATACTGAGGTGCTAGAAGATGACGTCAGGCCTCAGTTAGTAACTAACGAAGGGATTGTTGAAGAGGCGTGGGAGATCGTCAACGACTCCTTTCTCGATGCTCGAAGCAATAGATGGACTCCTGAGACTTGGCAG AAACAGAAGGAAGAGATATTGAGTAGTCCAATTAAGAGTAGATCAAAGGCTCACGAAGTGATTAAGAAAATGCTGGGAAGTTTGGGTGATCAATACACTCGCTTTCTCTCACCAGATGAG TTCTCCAGGATGTCCAAATATGACATTACCGGTATTGGAATAAACCTTAGAGAAGTTTCTGATGGTGGTGGAAATGCAAAGCTGAAGGTTCTTGGTATTGTGTTGGACGGTCCTGCTGACATTGCTGGCGTGAAACAG GGAGATGAGATTCTTGCTGTCAATGGAGTTGATGTTAGTGGGAAATCATCATTTGAAGTATCATCTTTGTTACAAGGCCCTAGTAAAACTTTTGTGGTTCTCAAG GTGAAGCATGGGAAGTGTGGACCTCTTAGGACAATTAAAGTACAGAGACAAGTTAATGCTCAGACTCCAGTCTCCTATCGTTTGGAAAAAGTTGACAACGGAAAGATCTCTGTTGGGTATATCCGTCTAAAAGAGTTCAATGCTCTGGCTAGGAAAGATCTGGTGATTG CAATGAAACGACTACAGGACAAGGGTGCGTCTTATTTCGTAATGGATCTTAGAGATAACCTTGGTGGACTTGTGCAGGCTGGAATAGAAACTGCTAAGCTGTTCCTAGATGAAGGGGATACG GTGATATACACAGCCGGGAGAGACGCCGAGACTCAAAAGACTGTTGTTGCAGATAAAAAACCATTGATCAATGCCCCACTTATT GTAATGGTAAACAACAGAACCGCAAGTGCTAGTGAAATT GTGGCATCTGCACTTCATGATAACTGTAAAGCAGTTCTTGTGGGCGAAAGGACTTATGGAAAG GGTTTGATTCAATCGGTGTTCGAGCTCAGGGATGGATCAGGAGTTGTTGTGACAATAGGAAAGTATGTCACACCAAACCACATAGACATCAATGGTGGTGGAATTGAACCTGATTTCAGAAACTTACCAG CTTGGGATGAAGTAAAAGAACGTTTGTCTAAGTGCAACACTCTCCAACAAAGCTGA